In Neodiprion pinetum isolate iyNeoPine1 chromosome 6, iyNeoPine1.2, whole genome shotgun sequence, one genomic interval encodes:
- the Cep164 gene encoding centrosomal protein of 164 kDa isoform X3 has protein sequence MSVSQEIAATVVCREVFDESSHPSHEEVVDYATRLGIDPEAEPHLLGLAKDGLMAALPKGWSPCFHEATGAWYYYQASTGTTTWEHPLDSVYKELVENARKGNRQPSIDEDSKATTKDLESQEDVTSPKEIAKTLSRPKLPAKLVPLRKSKAEILGARRNEFKVEKTQPRKENDTVKLDNSFSSSNDRASRDYTNLRFQDPNFYESPKLLEVLKASEESEESKVRGKELDLQEVLKRSESLSPRYEQEWEQLSSKFGSEENIIDIDKLSINSLNKSDAVVEKSEEEKQQARQSSRIKELTLSGGGSMFLKSNRSRDANACGSLDEDVQNDFYGVLRLEDKNTSSVGDRPKSILREKTSEDDDKPVEEERKSVRFDLEKEVDVKFTYSGSEEEWDTESDEPNMRISATVTMKNLMSFEGEDLELEKSAPTDVGSCMQGESVGDKLPDLEEPKKDNLGEKSKMISKQPKIVGKRFLVENVTENEHFNQTSKDKSCSDATDGGGDYVPSKFENVRNIDLLSKSENESTTTLKSTESRSSILDEIRRSKEMMLESMKRSDMRAKNELQKEKDDAYHLMKIKLDLESARNQREKARARSQMTKNFQAVKSAVRREREKEIQDLKDDFQIRYEDTKTEYEAMFLEEKGYLEENIKERLAELREDMKQREQLEVQNLVAEMDKTRVEELNNLRSELETCYEKEKQEILKNLRVELEEKKLELLEHRNREIEKLKSDFQKSLEEEKALKLVELDLGKQHAEKVKALKTKLEKEFEDTVMELRLQQREKISKVTEDHEVSLAEILRDFRTEEDLARKEYKQRLEEVRASFSRDIEKEMKKQSERLVRPDSMDYEKIRCEKRLVEDKYKTLKEKYLKLKNDVRLAVESRSRRKEANATASETERSTSARTKTERTESVDQKAPLKKTQSITTLSENVSHNDNGTEESDGQKIAGFSKTPSALKLAQSKLESDDTTTASEQNSNLLKKKKLFTKKAASTSKLNNNVENPVENIRKQLEKLEDLGDQLPSNENAYTLRYPFQDQAASLISAPANASSDIEFFRHRIHVERDSVRRAREALHQQRNLFQGRQRAWKQRSVRATLEQLVQEERELSDMEVSLHRTRSLLGEKVIHLRHLERSLERVANAKRNKNEQTAKSDELTLSDISSASSGFSSTDLETDTFIGKSEHYQESTEIIASLENLNSEIREIWGVLNKRQDNSVPPPPTLMYSDLRWLPYQQLTTQANNVPAFGTPNIQSNILSQLTGSHPPTTTTQNIIAQYGPTSGYTTSVGNVERTTSNLMERTRNLRDWLRQARVESSDLVSPGQATL, from the exons ATGAAGATTCGAAAGCAACAACAAAGGATCTCGAGTCCCAGGAGGATGTGACATCTCCTAAAGAGATTGCGAAAACTTTGTCTCGTCCAAAGCTTCCGGCGAAGCTTGTACCACTGAGAAAGTCGAAAGCCGAGATATTGGGCGCTCGAAGAAATGAGTTCAAGGTCGAAAAAACCCAGCCGCGGAAGGAAAACGACACCGTGAAACTCGACAACTCGTTCAGCTCGTCGAACGACAGAGCCAGCAGGGATTAcacgaacctgcggttccagGATCCCAATTTTTACGAGAGCCCGAAGCTGCTCGAGGTGCTAAAAGCTTCGGAAGAGTCGGAGGAGTCGAAGGTTCGAGGCAAGGAATTGGACTTGCAGGAAGTCCTCAAGAGGTCCGAATCGCTGAGTCCGAGATACGAGCAGGAGTGGGAACAATTGTCGAGCAAGTTTGGCTCGGAGGAAAACATCATTGACATTGATAAGCTGAGTATAAACTCGCTGAACAAGTCGGATGCGGTCGTCGAGAAATCCGAGGAGGAAAAACAACAGGCGAGGCAATCGAGCCGTATCAAAGAGTTGACTCTTAGCGGCGGTGGTTCCATGTTCTTGAAGAGTAACAGGAGCAGAGATGCGAACGCCTGCGGCAGCCTCGACGAAGATGTGCAGAACGATTTTTACGGCGTTCTACGACTTGAGGATAAAAATACATCGTCCGTTGGCGACAGGCCGAAATCAATTCTTCGCGAGAAGACTTCTGAAGATG ACGACAAGCCCGTAGAAGAAGAGCGTAAGAGCGTCCGATTCGACTTGGAGAAAGAAGTAGACGTGAAATTCACGTATTCGGGATCAGAGGAGGAGTGGGACACGGAATCGGACGAGCCCAATATGCGAATATCGGCGACTGTGACGATGAAGAATCTCATGAGCTTCGAGGGTGAGGATTTGGAATTAGAAAAATCGGCGCCAACCGATGTTGGCTCGTGTATGCAAGGCGAGTCAGTCGGCGATAAGCTCCCGGATTTGGAAGAACCGAAGAAGGATAATTTGGGTGAAAAGTCTAAGATGATATCAAAGCAGCCGAAGATCGTGGGAAAGAGATTTCTGGTTGAGAATGTAACGGAAAACGAGCACTTCAACCAAACGTCGAAAGACAAGTCGTGCAGCGATGCGACCGACGGCGGTGGCGACTACGTGCCAAGCAAGTTCGAGAACGTGAGGAATATCGACCTGCTCTCGAAGAGCGAAAATGAGAGCACGACGACCCTGAAGAGCACCGAGTCACGGTCCAGCATCCTCGACGAGATACGCAGGAGCAAGGAGATGATGCTTGAGTCGATGAAAAGGAGCGATATGCGGGCGAAGAACGAGCTCCAGAAGGAGAAGGACGACGCCTATCACCTGATGAAGATCAAGCTCGACCTTGAGTCGGCGAGGAACCAGCGAGAGAAGGCGAGGGCCAGGAGCCAGAtgacgaagaattttcaagCGGTGAAATCGGCGGTAAGGAGAGAGCGTGAGAAGGAGATACAGGACCTGAAAGACGACTTCCAAATCAGGTACGAGGACACGAAGACTGAGTACGAGGCGATGTTCCTCGAGGAGAAAGGCTACCTCGAGGAGAACATTAAGGAGAGACTCGCCGAGCTCAGGGAGGATATGAAGCAGCGGGAACAGCTGGAGGTCCAGAACCTCGTCGCCGAGATGGACAAGACTCGAGTTGAGGAGCTGAACAACCTTCGTAGCGAGCTTGAGACCTGCTACGAAAAGGAGAAGCAGGAGATTCTGAAGAACTTGAGGGTTGAACTGGAGGAGAAGAAGCTGGAATTGCTCGAGCACAGAAATCGTGAGATCGAGAAGCTGAAGAGTGATTTTCAGAAGTCTTTGGAGGAGGAAAAGGCGTTGAAGCTCGTTGAACTCGATCTTGGAAAGCAGCACGCTGAGAAGGTCAAGGCCTTGAAGACCAAGCTGGAAAAGGAATTCGAAGACACTGTGATGGAGCTTCGTTTGCAGCAGAGGGAGAAGATATCCAAAGTAACCGAAGATCACGAGGTCAGCCTCGCCGAAATCTTACGGGATTTCAGAACGGAA GAAGATCTTGCGCGGAAGGAGTACAAGCAACGTTTGGAAGAAGTACGAGCTTCGTTTTCTCGAGACATCGAGAAAGAGATGAAGAAGCAAAGCGAACGTTTAGTTCGTCCTGACTCGAtggattatgagaaaattcgTTGCGAGAAACGGCTGGTTGAGGACAAGTATAAAACGCTCAAAGAAAAGTacctgaaattaaaaaatgacgtACGACTAGCCGTGGAGTCAAGAAGCAGGAGGAAAGAGGCGAATGCCACTGCGTCGGAAACCGAAAGATCGACTTCCGCGAGGACTAAAACGGAACGCACCGAGTCTGTTGATCAAAA AGCGCCGTTAAAAAAGACGCAATCCATAACAACGCTCTCGGAAAATGTAAGTCACAATGATAATGGCACCGAGGAAAGTGACGGCCAGAAAATAGcgggattttcaaaaacacCCAGTGCCCTGAAGCTCGCTCAGAGCAAATTAGAATCGGACGACACGACAACGGCGAGcgaacaaaattcaaatctattaaagaagaaaaagttatTTACAAAGAAGGCGGCTAGTACATCGAAGTTGAACAACAACGTCGAGAATCCCGTCGAAAACATCAGGAAACAGCTCGAGAAGTTGGAAGACCTGGGGGACCAATTGCCAAGCAACGAGAATGCTTACACTTTGAGATATCCGTTCCAAGACcaag CCGCAAGTCTTATTTCAGCGCCGGCGAACGCTTCATCGGACATAGAATTCTTCAGGCATCGAATCCACGTCGAGAGAGATTCCGTGAGGCGAGCCAGAGAGGCACTTCACCAGCAGAGAAATCTATTCCAGGGAAGACAGAGGGCTTGGAAGCAACGAAGCGTCAGGGCGACACTGGAGCAGCTGGTACAG GAGGAACGCGAGTTATCGGACATGGAGGTTAGCTTGCACCGAACGCGGAGTCTCCTGGGGGAAAAGGTGATTCACTTGCGCCATCTAGAGCGATCCCTCGAGAGAGTCGCCAACGCGAAGAGGAACAAGAACGAGCAAACGGCAAAGAGCGACGAGTTAACGCTGAGTGACATCTCGAGTGCGAGTAGCGGATTCAGTTCGACCGATTTGGAAACCGACACTTTTATCG GAAAGTCGGAGCACTATCAAGAATCGACGGAGATCATAGCCAGCCTCGAGAATCTCAATTCTGAGATTCGTGAGATATGGGGTGTGCTCAACAAAAGACAGGACAACAGTGTGCCACCTCCACCAACACTGATGTACTCGGATCTGAGGTGGCTACCTTATCAGCAGCTCACCACTCAGGCCAACAATGTCCCAG CTTTTGGAACGCCGAACATCCAATCGAACATTTTGTCCCAGTTGACCGGTTCTCATCCACCAACGACTACAACCCAGAATATAATCGCTCAGTATGGGCCTACCAGCGGATATACGACCAGCGTTGGAAACGTCGAGAGGACGACGTCTAATCTCATGGAAAGAACCAGAAACCTAAGAGACTGGTTGCGGCAAGCGCGCGTCGAAAGTTCAGATCTAGTCAGCCCGGGTCAAGCAACCCTCTAG
- the Cep164 gene encoding centrosomal protein of 164 kDa isoform X2 — protein sequence MSVSQEIAATVVCREVFDESSHPSHEEVVDYATRLGIDPEAEPHLLGLAKDGLMAALPKGWSPCFHEATGAWYYYQASTGTTTWEHPLDSVYKELVENARKGNRQPSIDEDSKATTKDLESQEDVTSPKEIAKTLSRPKLPAKLVPLRKSKAEILGARRNEFKVEKTQPRKENDTVKLDNSFSSSNDRASRDYTNLRFQDPNFYESPKLLEVLKASEESEESKVRGKELDLQEVLKRSESLSPRYEQEWEQLSSKFGSEENIIDIDKLSINSLNKSDAVVEKSEEEKQQARQSSRIKELTLSGGGSMFLKSNRSRDANACGSLDEDVQNDFYGVLRLEDKNTSSVGDRPKSILREKTSEDDDKPVEEERKSVRFDLEKEVDVKFTYSGSEEEWDTESDEPNMRISATVTMKNLMSFEGEDLELEKSAPTDVGSCMQGESVGDKLPDLEEPKKDNLGEKSKMISKQPKIVGKRFLVENVTENEHFNQTSKDKSCSDATDGGGDYVPSKFENVRNIDLLSKSENESTTTLKSTESRSSILDEIRRSKEMMLESMKRSDMRAKNELQKEKDDAYHLMKIKLDLESARNQREKARARSQMTKNFQAVKSAVRREREKEIQDLKDDFQIRYEDTKTEYEAMFLEEKGYLEENIKERLAELREDMKQREQLEVQNLVAEMDKTRVEELNNLRSELETCYEKEKQEILKNLRVELEEKKLELLEHRNREIEKLKSDFQKSLEEEKALKLVELDLGKQHAEKVKALKTKLEKEFEDTVMELRLQQREKISKVTEDHEVSLAEILRDFRTEEDLARKEYKQRLEEVRASFSRDIEKEMKKQSERLVRPDSMDYEKIRCEKRLVEDKYKTLKEKYLKLKNDVRLAVESRSRRKEANATASETERSTSARTKTERTESVDQKAPLKKTQSITTLSENVSHNDNGTEESDGQKIAGFSKTPSALKLAQSKLESDDTTTASEQNSNLLKKKKLFTKKAASTSKLNNNVENPVENIRKQLEKLEDLGDQLPSNENAYTLRYPFQDQAPANASSDIEFFRHRIHVERDSVRRAREALHQQRNLFQGRQRAWKQRSVRATLEQLVQLGVSPGLPLQQEERELSDMEVSLHRTRSLLGEKVIHLRHLERSLERVANAKRNKNEQTAKSDELTLSDISSASSGFSSTDLETDTFIGKSEHYQESTEIIASLENLNSEIREIWGVLNKRQDNSVPPPPTLMYSDLRWLPYQQLTTQANNVPAFGTPNIQSNILSQLTGSHPPTTTTQNIIAQYGPTSGYTTSVGNVERTTSNLMERTRNLRDWLRQARVESSDLVSPGQATL from the exons ATGAAGATTCGAAAGCAACAACAAAGGATCTCGAGTCCCAGGAGGATGTGACATCTCCTAAAGAGATTGCGAAAACTTTGTCTCGTCCAAAGCTTCCGGCGAAGCTTGTACCACTGAGAAAGTCGAAAGCCGAGATATTGGGCGCTCGAAGAAATGAGTTCAAGGTCGAAAAAACCCAGCCGCGGAAGGAAAACGACACCGTGAAACTCGACAACTCGTTCAGCTCGTCGAACGACAGAGCCAGCAGGGATTAcacgaacctgcggttccagGATCCCAATTTTTACGAGAGCCCGAAGCTGCTCGAGGTGCTAAAAGCTTCGGAAGAGTCGGAGGAGTCGAAGGTTCGAGGCAAGGAATTGGACTTGCAGGAAGTCCTCAAGAGGTCCGAATCGCTGAGTCCGAGATACGAGCAGGAGTGGGAACAATTGTCGAGCAAGTTTGGCTCGGAGGAAAACATCATTGACATTGATAAGCTGAGTATAAACTCGCTGAACAAGTCGGATGCGGTCGTCGAGAAATCCGAGGAGGAAAAACAACAGGCGAGGCAATCGAGCCGTATCAAAGAGTTGACTCTTAGCGGCGGTGGTTCCATGTTCTTGAAGAGTAACAGGAGCAGAGATGCGAACGCCTGCGGCAGCCTCGACGAAGATGTGCAGAACGATTTTTACGGCGTTCTACGACTTGAGGATAAAAATACATCGTCCGTTGGCGACAGGCCGAAATCAATTCTTCGCGAGAAGACTTCTGAAGATG ACGACAAGCCCGTAGAAGAAGAGCGTAAGAGCGTCCGATTCGACTTGGAGAAAGAAGTAGACGTGAAATTCACGTATTCGGGATCAGAGGAGGAGTGGGACACGGAATCGGACGAGCCCAATATGCGAATATCGGCGACTGTGACGATGAAGAATCTCATGAGCTTCGAGGGTGAGGATTTGGAATTAGAAAAATCGGCGCCAACCGATGTTGGCTCGTGTATGCAAGGCGAGTCAGTCGGCGATAAGCTCCCGGATTTGGAAGAACCGAAGAAGGATAATTTGGGTGAAAAGTCTAAGATGATATCAAAGCAGCCGAAGATCGTGGGAAAGAGATTTCTGGTTGAGAATGTAACGGAAAACGAGCACTTCAACCAAACGTCGAAAGACAAGTCGTGCAGCGATGCGACCGACGGCGGTGGCGACTACGTGCCAAGCAAGTTCGAGAACGTGAGGAATATCGACCTGCTCTCGAAGAGCGAAAATGAGAGCACGACGACCCTGAAGAGCACCGAGTCACGGTCCAGCATCCTCGACGAGATACGCAGGAGCAAGGAGATGATGCTTGAGTCGATGAAAAGGAGCGATATGCGGGCGAAGAACGAGCTCCAGAAGGAGAAGGACGACGCCTATCACCTGATGAAGATCAAGCTCGACCTTGAGTCGGCGAGGAACCAGCGAGAGAAGGCGAGGGCCAGGAGCCAGAtgacgaagaattttcaagCGGTGAAATCGGCGGTAAGGAGAGAGCGTGAGAAGGAGATACAGGACCTGAAAGACGACTTCCAAATCAGGTACGAGGACACGAAGACTGAGTACGAGGCGATGTTCCTCGAGGAGAAAGGCTACCTCGAGGAGAACATTAAGGAGAGACTCGCCGAGCTCAGGGAGGATATGAAGCAGCGGGAACAGCTGGAGGTCCAGAACCTCGTCGCCGAGATGGACAAGACTCGAGTTGAGGAGCTGAACAACCTTCGTAGCGAGCTTGAGACCTGCTACGAAAAGGAGAAGCAGGAGATTCTGAAGAACTTGAGGGTTGAACTGGAGGAGAAGAAGCTGGAATTGCTCGAGCACAGAAATCGTGAGATCGAGAAGCTGAAGAGTGATTTTCAGAAGTCTTTGGAGGAGGAAAAGGCGTTGAAGCTCGTTGAACTCGATCTTGGAAAGCAGCACGCTGAGAAGGTCAAGGCCTTGAAGACCAAGCTGGAAAAGGAATTCGAAGACACTGTGATGGAGCTTCGTTTGCAGCAGAGGGAGAAGATATCCAAAGTAACCGAAGATCACGAGGTCAGCCTCGCCGAAATCTTACGGGATTTCAGAACGGAA GAAGATCTTGCGCGGAAGGAGTACAAGCAACGTTTGGAAGAAGTACGAGCTTCGTTTTCTCGAGACATCGAGAAAGAGATGAAGAAGCAAAGCGAACGTTTAGTTCGTCCTGACTCGAtggattatgagaaaattcgTTGCGAGAAACGGCTGGTTGAGGACAAGTATAAAACGCTCAAAGAAAAGTacctgaaattaaaaaatgacgtACGACTAGCCGTGGAGTCAAGAAGCAGGAGGAAAGAGGCGAATGCCACTGCGTCGGAAACCGAAAGATCGACTTCCGCGAGGACTAAAACGGAACGCACCGAGTCTGTTGATCAAAA AGCGCCGTTAAAAAAGACGCAATCCATAACAACGCTCTCGGAAAATGTAAGTCACAATGATAATGGCACCGAGGAAAGTGACGGCCAGAAAATAGcgggattttcaaaaacacCCAGTGCCCTGAAGCTCGCTCAGAGCAAATTAGAATCGGACGACACGACAACGGCGAGcgaacaaaattcaaatctattaaagaagaaaaagttatTTACAAAGAAGGCGGCTAGTACATCGAAGTTGAACAACAACGTCGAGAATCCCGTCGAAAACATCAGGAAACAGCTCGAGAAGTTGGAAGACCTGGGGGACCAATTGCCAAGCAACGAGAATGCTTACACTTTGAGATATCCGTTCCAAGACcaag CGCCGGCGAACGCTTCATCGGACATAGAATTCTTCAGGCATCGAATCCACGTCGAGAGAGATTCCGTGAGGCGAGCCAGAGAGGCACTTCACCAGCAGAGAAATCTATTCCAGGGAAGACAGAGGGCTTGGAAGCAACGAAGCGTCAGGGCGACACTGGAGCAGCTGGTACAG TTGGGAGTCTCACCTGGCCTGCCTCTTCAACAGGAGGAACGCGAGTTATCGGACATGGAGGTTAGCTTGCACCGAACGCGGAGTCTCCTGGGGGAAAAGGTGATTCACTTGCGCCATCTAGAGCGATCCCTCGAGAGAGTCGCCAACGCGAAGAGGAACAAGAACGAGCAAACGGCAAAGAGCGACGAGTTAACGCTGAGTGACATCTCGAGTGCGAGTAGCGGATTCAGTTCGACCGATTTGGAAACCGACACTTTTATCG GAAAGTCGGAGCACTATCAAGAATCGACGGAGATCATAGCCAGCCTCGAGAATCTCAATTCTGAGATTCGTGAGATATGGGGTGTGCTCAACAAAAGACAGGACAACAGTGTGCCACCTCCACCAACACTGATGTACTCGGATCTGAGGTGGCTACCTTATCAGCAGCTCACCACTCAGGCCAACAATGTCCCAG CTTTTGGAACGCCGAACATCCAATCGAACATTTTGTCCCAGTTGACCGGTTCTCATCCACCAACGACTACAACCCAGAATATAATCGCTCAGTATGGGCCTACCAGCGGATATACGACCAGCGTTGGAAACGTCGAGAGGACGACGTCTAATCTCATGGAAAGAACCAGAAACCTAAGAGACTGGTTGCGGCAAGCGCGCGTCGAAAGTTCAGATCTAGTCAGCCCGGGTCAAGCAACCCTCTAG
- the Cep164 gene encoding centrosomal protein of 164 kDa isoform X6, producing MSVSQEIAATVVCREVFDESSHPSHEEVVDYATRLGIDPEAEPHLLGLAKDGLMAALPKGWSPCFHEATGAWYYYQASTGTTTWEHPLDSVYKELVENARKGNRQPSIDEDSKATTKDLESQEDVTSPKEIAKTLSRPKLPAKLVPLRKSKAEILGARRNEFKVEKTQPRKENDTVKLDNSFSSSNDRASRDYTNLRFQDPNFYESPKLLEVLKASEESEESKVRGKELDLQEVLKRSESLSPRYEQEWEQLSSKFGSEENIIDIDKLSINSLNKSDAVVEKSEEEKQQARQSSRIKELTLSGGGSMFLKSNRSRDANACGSLDEDVQNDFYGVLRLEDKNTSSVGDRPKSILREKTSEDDDKPVEEERKSVRFDLEKEVDVKFTYSGSEEEWDTESDEPNMRISATVTMKNLMSFEGEDLELEKSAPTDVGSCMQGESVGDKLPDLEEPKKDNLGEKSKMISKQPKIVGKRFLVENVTENEHFNQTSKDKSCSDATDGGGDYVPSKFENVRNIDLLSKSENESTTTLKSTESRSSILDEIRRSKEMMLESMKRSDMRAKNELQKEKDDAYHLMKIKLDLESARNQREKARARSQMTKNFQAVKSAVRREREKEIQDLKDDFQIRYEDTKTEYEAMFLEEKGYLEENIKERLAELREDMKQREQLEVQNLVAEMDKTRVEELNNLRSELETCYEKEKQEILKNLRVELEEKKLELLEHRNREIEKLKSDFQKSLEEEKALKLVELDLGKQHAEKVKALKTKLEKEFEDTVMELRLQQREKISKVTEDHEVSLAEILRDFRTEEDLARKEYKQRLEEVRASFSRDIEKEMKKQSERLVRPDSMDYEKIRCEKRLVEDKYKTLKEKYLKLKNDVRLAVESRSRRKEANATASETERSTSARTKTERTESVDQKAPLKKTQSITTLSENVSHNDNGTEESDGQKIAGFSKTPSALKLAQSKLESDDTTTASEQNSNLLKKKKLFTKKAASTSKLNNNVENPVENIRKQLEKLEDLGDQLPSNENAYTLRYPFQDQAASLISAPANASSDIEFFRHRIHVERDSVRRAREALHQQRNLFQGRQRAWKQRSVRATLEQLVQLGVSPGLPLQQEERELSDMEVSLHRTRSLLGEKVIHLRHLERSLERVANAKRNKNEQTAKSDELTLSDISSASSGFSSTDLETDTFIGKSEHYQESTEIIASLENLNSEIREIWGVLNKRQDNSVPPPPTLMYSDLRWLPYQQLTTQANNVPDFQQLRSVLKRTIDTRAYVFIIPVSFIYIFLKRSS from the exons ATGAAGATTCGAAAGCAACAACAAAGGATCTCGAGTCCCAGGAGGATGTGACATCTCCTAAAGAGATTGCGAAAACTTTGTCTCGTCCAAAGCTTCCGGCGAAGCTTGTACCACTGAGAAAGTCGAAAGCCGAGATATTGGGCGCTCGAAGAAATGAGTTCAAGGTCGAAAAAACCCAGCCGCGGAAGGAAAACGACACCGTGAAACTCGACAACTCGTTCAGCTCGTCGAACGACAGAGCCAGCAGGGATTAcacgaacctgcggttccagGATCCCAATTTTTACGAGAGCCCGAAGCTGCTCGAGGTGCTAAAAGCTTCGGAAGAGTCGGAGGAGTCGAAGGTTCGAGGCAAGGAATTGGACTTGCAGGAAGTCCTCAAGAGGTCCGAATCGCTGAGTCCGAGATACGAGCAGGAGTGGGAACAATTGTCGAGCAAGTTTGGCTCGGAGGAAAACATCATTGACATTGATAAGCTGAGTATAAACTCGCTGAACAAGTCGGATGCGGTCGTCGAGAAATCCGAGGAGGAAAAACAACAGGCGAGGCAATCGAGCCGTATCAAAGAGTTGACTCTTAGCGGCGGTGGTTCCATGTTCTTGAAGAGTAACAGGAGCAGAGATGCGAACGCCTGCGGCAGCCTCGACGAAGATGTGCAGAACGATTTTTACGGCGTTCTACGACTTGAGGATAAAAATACATCGTCCGTTGGCGACAGGCCGAAATCAATTCTTCGCGAGAAGACTTCTGAAGATG ACGACAAGCCCGTAGAAGAAGAGCGTAAGAGCGTCCGATTCGACTTGGAGAAAGAAGTAGACGTGAAATTCACGTATTCGGGATCAGAGGAGGAGTGGGACACGGAATCGGACGAGCCCAATATGCGAATATCGGCGACTGTGACGATGAAGAATCTCATGAGCTTCGAGGGTGAGGATTTGGAATTAGAAAAATCGGCGCCAACCGATGTTGGCTCGTGTATGCAAGGCGAGTCAGTCGGCGATAAGCTCCCGGATTTGGAAGAACCGAAGAAGGATAATTTGGGTGAAAAGTCTAAGATGATATCAAAGCAGCCGAAGATCGTGGGAAAGAGATTTCTGGTTGAGAATGTAACGGAAAACGAGCACTTCAACCAAACGTCGAAAGACAAGTCGTGCAGCGATGCGACCGACGGCGGTGGCGACTACGTGCCAAGCAAGTTCGAGAACGTGAGGAATATCGACCTGCTCTCGAAGAGCGAAAATGAGAGCACGACGACCCTGAAGAGCACCGAGTCACGGTCCAGCATCCTCGACGAGATACGCAGGAGCAAGGAGATGATGCTTGAGTCGATGAAAAGGAGCGATATGCGGGCGAAGAACGAGCTCCAGAAGGAGAAGGACGACGCCTATCACCTGATGAAGATCAAGCTCGACCTTGAGTCGGCGAGGAACCAGCGAGAGAAGGCGAGGGCCAGGAGCCAGAtgacgaagaattttcaagCGGTGAAATCGGCGGTAAGGAGAGAGCGTGAGAAGGAGATACAGGACCTGAAAGACGACTTCCAAATCAGGTACGAGGACACGAAGACTGAGTACGAGGCGATGTTCCTCGAGGAGAAAGGCTACCTCGAGGAGAACATTAAGGAGAGACTCGCCGAGCTCAGGGAGGATATGAAGCAGCGGGAACAGCTGGAGGTCCAGAACCTCGTCGCCGAGATGGACAAGACTCGAGTTGAGGAGCTGAACAACCTTCGTAGCGAGCTTGAGACCTGCTACGAAAAGGAGAAGCAGGAGATTCTGAAGAACTTGAGGGTTGAACTGGAGGAGAAGAAGCTGGAATTGCTCGAGCACAGAAATCGTGAGATCGAGAAGCTGAAGAGTGATTTTCAGAAGTCTTTGGAGGAGGAAAAGGCGTTGAAGCTCGTTGAACTCGATCTTGGAAAGCAGCACGCTGAGAAGGTCAAGGCCTTGAAGACCAAGCTGGAAAAGGAATTCGAAGACACTGTGATGGAGCTTCGTTTGCAGCAGAGGGAGAAGATATCCAAAGTAACCGAAGATCACGAGGTCAGCCTCGCCGAAATCTTACGGGATTTCAGAACGGAA GAAGATCTTGCGCGGAAGGAGTACAAGCAACGTTTGGAAGAAGTACGAGCTTCGTTTTCTCGAGACATCGAGAAAGAGATGAAGAAGCAAAGCGAACGTTTAGTTCGTCCTGACTCGAtggattatgagaaaattcgTTGCGAGAAACGGCTGGTTGAGGACAAGTATAAAACGCTCAAAGAAAAGTacctgaaattaaaaaatgacgtACGACTAGCCGTGGAGTCAAGAAGCAGGAGGAAAGAGGCGAATGCCACTGCGTCGGAAACCGAAAGATCGACTTCCGCGAGGACTAAAACGGAACGCACCGAGTCTGTTGATCAAAA AGCGCCGTTAAAAAAGACGCAATCCATAACAACGCTCTCGGAAAATGTAAGTCACAATGATAATGGCACCGAGGAAAGTGACGGCCAGAAAATAGcgggattttcaaaaacacCCAGTGCCCTGAAGCTCGCTCAGAGCAAATTAGAATCGGACGACACGACAACGGCGAGcgaacaaaattcaaatctattaaagaagaaaaagttatTTACAAAGAAGGCGGCTAGTACATCGAAGTTGAACAACAACGTCGAGAATCCCGTCGAAAACATCAGGAAACAGCTCGAGAAGTTGGAAGACCTGGGGGACCAATTGCCAAGCAACGAGAATGCTTACACTTTGAGATATCCGTTCCAAGACcaag CCGCAAGTCTTATTTCAGCGCCGGCGAACGCTTCATCGGACATAGAATTCTTCAGGCATCGAATCCACGTCGAGAGAGATTCCGTGAGGCGAGCCAGAGAGGCACTTCACCAGCAGAGAAATCTATTCCAGGGAAGACAGAGGGCTTGGAAGCAACGAAGCGTCAGGGCGACACTGGAGCAGCTGGTACAG TTGGGAGTCTCACCTGGCCTGCCTCTTCAACAGGAGGAACGCGAGTTATCGGACATGGAGGTTAGCTTGCACCGAACGCGGAGTCTCCTGGGGGAAAAGGTGATTCACTTGCGCCATCTAGAGCGATCCCTCGAGAGAGTCGCCAACGCGAAGAGGAACAAGAACGAGCAAACGGCAAAGAGCGACGAGTTAACGCTGAGTGACATCTCGAGTGCGAGTAGCGGATTCAGTTCGACCGATTTGGAAACCGACACTTTTATCG GAAAGTCGGAGCACTATCAAGAATCGACGGAGATCATAGCCAGCCTCGAGAATCTCAATTCTGAGATTCGTGAGATATGGGGTGTGCTCAACAAAAGACAGGACAACAGTGTGCCACCTCCACCAACACTGATGTACTCGGATCTGAGGTGGCTACCTTATCAGCAGCTCACCACTCAGGCCAACAATGTCCCAG ATTTTCAACAACTCCGAAGCGTTTTGAAACGAACCATCGATACCCGAGCttatgtttttataattccagtatcttttatttatatatttctgAAAAGATCTTCGTAG